The following DNA comes from Mya arenaria isolate MELC-2E11 chromosome 11, ASM2691426v1.
TTTGAAATTCGAGAAATTTAGGCCTGGGCATACATCATAAGGAAGTTATCTTAGTTAATTGTCCCACTGGTCATTtgagatatttaaaaatgaaaaaagtcaaaaatatcttatttacaTAATCTATTGTCAAAGATACAGAAATTCTAAAATACAATTAATCTAGTTTAACTATTCGAgcttttttacttaaaatagttATGTTTCAGATAAATTACATGGGCACAtcatcttattttttaaatttaaaatcatactGAACTAAACCTATTAAATAACAGTCCAGGTAAAAAGTGCTAAATAAAATGCTAATTGTTTGAAAGATTGAACAAGTGATATGGGTGTGCTTTAATTTCCTTCATATTTAGTCACCCggttttaaatgtatcttttcAACCACAACCACATTGACAGCGCCACCTAATGAAGGTGACCGATAAAGCATTTCCATCCAGCCTTTTATCACAGGtgtaacattaaaacatgatatCTATAAGGTTAGGCTATTAACAGAGACACAAGTTTAATTTACCTATGAATATCAAGTGAAAGGCTAATGTATCTCGCTATCACTGCAGACGCATTCGGAACGCCTCGGCCATtcttatcgaaaacaacctcggctgtatttggacggtttacatactcaaaaagtggtacgtctaaggccgctgcaagtagattgcgtagtaatttcctttagcagttaaactttattacttaactcttgggaatcttaagtTTGTTTCCAATAAGGCCTAAAGAAATGTCTGGTtcctgtaacccgaccgaccgtaTTATTTTACCACCGACCGCAATTGTTTTATGCCCCAAAATTcgagaaaacattttttttagtgaTCTCTGGCCTGtgatgacaacgataatttaGTCGTGTCCAAACTTATCGCATGGTTCCGGTTTGGCAAGTTAGCAATGGCGAAGAGCTTATTGGCTGTGACATTAACTTGTCCAAAGCTCAATAATAACAACGTCACTAAAGTCATATTGCCAACAGAACACACCCAGACGATACACAGCGTATATCTAGCAGTGCACAACAAGGATGTTCCGTGCGAGTATTCAGCAAGGTGCTCGGTAAGTTCAACATTTCCGAAGTTTCGATACAGTACTTCGGTGAAACTGCCGATTCATCACATGAAAATGGTTATAGCTTGTACCGAAATTATCCAATTAACGATCTTTCATGCATGTATTAAGACACGGAGGTCTatgccattattttattttcacaatatcATTCGTTCTCTAagttcattttcagaaaacgacgtgtacttttgtttttttctgttttctgaaaatacggtccgttattaagttattaataaatgtagACTTCCTTTCACTTTTAATACCAAATTTTAGATGTAAAGCTACTGCAGAAGTCTGAATATAGTACAGAAAACATCTGGTTGAAAACATTCAGGATGATCAGATCACTTTGCATCCATTAAAACCAATTTTATCACATGTGTGTCACAGTAGCCAGTGTTAAATTCATGAATTCAAGCTATTATTTTAAAGATCTATAGCATTTTCAATACAAACTTTTCAGACTGCTATCGAAGCTGATGGGTTCCAAGTCTCCAAGGAGATGACATTGGCAGACCTAAATGCTGTGGCCGACATGCGGGCAGTGGCATGTCATTGTGCAATGGAGCCTGGAAAAATTCCTTCGTCCTATGAGTCTGGAAAACACCCTGCAGCTGCTATTGTTAATGCCTTTCAAATACTCATGGATGGTGAAAAGGTCAAGATTAAAATGAAATCTACCAGGTATGAATTCAGACAGTTTgatcatttgaaatgtattttaattttttacctAATACAGAACAGTGTTTTGCTAGTGAAGCAACTGCATGTCAGACGCATCATGCGACTATAATATAGTTTAAAGTGCAGTAAACCCTCATTTAAAGAAGAACTGTTTTTCGGAGTACAAAAAGCATAGCAGAAAATGTGTGTACGAATTTCTGcagtaaaaagtataaattgGATATCAATGGAACTTTACAGAAATGTTAGGCATGATGAAGAGTCAGGCTGTGCCTACAGGGTCTTGGGCAAGGTCACTTCAATAGTATGCTATTTAAGGCACCactttgggggggggggggcatttgtcaAAAGTGACACTTCTTGTTTATACTATTAAGATTTCCTCAGTCTTTCATGTCTatagtatttgttttgtctatttCAGATGATCACCAGTGCCCTTTGGTGTCTGACAAATCACCATCTCACCATAAATGACGCAGCCAAAACATCTAGAGATGCCATACCAGTGCCAGAACTGATTGCGCAATTCCAAggctttaatgatttaaaaaggaaaaaaaaatgaaaagtcaaCCACTTCAGCAAGCAGAGTGTGACAGTCATGCAAATGctttaatgaatattattacAAGACCGATATTTCAAAGCGATGTTCATTGGCAGCAGTTCAAGGAAGAGGTTGAGTGTCAGGCAAAGTGTCTTGTtcactataaaatatatttagaaaacaaactaaaaagTCAAACACACAGACACGATCAGCTAAACCCTCCTAGAACTGTTGGAAATGACATCTCTGTAGAATTTCGGGCCAAAACTCCTTTTGTGTATaagaaatataagttgtttGATGAGGATGACAAAAGCTGTGATTTTCTGAATCCCATACTGTTTGATGAAAGTGTATATCTTGCTTCACCCGTTGAAAACCGAATGCAAATGAAAAGGTTCTTTGACGAACTCAGTCAATCTGTTGATGTTGACCTGTATAGATATTGTCCAGGAGAAGGTGTATCTACTATTATGTTTGTAGCTAAAGTTCCATCTAATAGGTCTGCTTATGATGCCCATATTCAGCCTGTCAGAGTCATGGCtcaaattcataataaattaCCAGAGGGCAATGAAAAGGGAGTTTAGACAAAAAATTAGTCTCATTGCTAAAATTCAGCCAGGAATTCTAGATTTTGTGTACAAAGAATTGGCCCTTGACGCATCTGTTGCTTCGAACCCAGAAATGCAACAACGAATTAAATTGATTTCATTGGGTGAAACAGGTCTCGTTCCTCATCTGCGAGAACTAAACACTGGCCGACCATCTGAcaaatttgatgttttctttgaaaaactaGAGGAGGTAGTGGAGAACGTAACTGCAGCAGATGAAAGGCGGCATGGGGTAGCACATTTAAGCCATTGGATATCCCTCGGTGATTTAATTAGCCAAGCTGCTGAAAAATGCCCAGAAGGCACCCTGGTACCCTCTAAAAGTCTAGTACGTCTCCAAATCACACCGCGCAATCCATATACCCATGCAGCATTGAATTTCACAAGCCGTATACCTGTCCAGTATAAGATTCAGAAGCGACAGCTACGAGTTCAGCATCTAGATCAACACTACTGTGCTGCGCAGTTCAAATATTTCAAGTCTAAAGCTATTGAACTGGTCAGATGCCATCATGCTGTGTTGTGACGATCCAGGTGTGTTGGTGTCCACCGGTGTTCGTGGCAAGAAGACGTTAGCTCCAGTTTTTGAAAGTTTGGAAGCACTGGACCACGATATGACGAAATCTAGTTTATGTCCTTCAGTATACCTTGATTGTGAAATTCCACTTGATAATGAGAAGTCATTTGTGCGTGGACAGGTCAATGTGGTGGTAAATGACAGTGTTTTCCAAACCTCTGGGCCATTTCGGCATGCAGCCATTATGTGTACCATCCGTGCAAAGCGTGACCCGTTACCGAGAGTACTTTTGCGTTTTTCAGACGGTGGCACAGATCAACGCAACACTTTGGAGTTTGTTAAATGTGCTGCAATTTGCATCTTTAAAGAGATAAACTTAGACATGTTGATTCTTGGACGATGCGCACCAGGACATGGTTGGGTAAACCCAGCCGAGCGGATCATGAGTATCCTTAACTTGGGTCTACAGAACTGCGCGCTCGAAAGAGCAGACGATGATGGCAAGTTTAAGTCCTGCAACAGTATGGCACAGATTAGGGAACGCACTGAAAAACACCTAGACCTGAAGCCAGTAGGGGAAGCATCCATTGGTCTAGTGCAGAAAAATGTAGAGGAGCATTTCCAGAGGCTAAAATTGAAAGATGTTCCTTTTAGACCTTTTGATCCTGTCTCAGATGAGAATATCAGCTTACTGCAGCGGGCACTCTTTCCAGAAATGGATCTCACTAAACTGCAGAAAATCCACACAAAAAAGATCATGTCTTACCAATCTTACCTTGAAAAGCATTGCAGACAGCGTCACTACACATTCCAAATCAGAAGGTGTGAGGATGAAGGGTGTTGTATTCCACCCACAGTTGATCGCCAAAACTTTACTTGGTTACCCGATCCCATCCTTGATGGAGAACATTACAAATCATACTCTGATGTAATAAATCA
Coding sequences within:
- the LOC128207475 gene encoding uncharacterized protein LOC128207475 yields the protein MAKSLLAVTLTCPKLNNNNVTKVILPTEHTQTIHSVYLAVHNKDVPCEYSARCSTAIEADGFQVSKEMTLADLNAVADMRAVACHCAMEPGKIPSSYESGKHPAAAIVNAFQILMDGEKVKIKMKSTR